Proteins co-encoded in one Flavobacteriaceae bacterium MAR_2009_75 genomic window:
- a CDS encoding LacI family transcriptional regulator: protein MKQKITLKHIARELQVSISTVSKALKNSEEISADTKETVQAFAKLYNYKPNNIAVSLKNKRTKNIGVVIPDIVHHFFTTVFRGIEKYANEQGYNVIICVSDESFDKEVINMEMLNNGSIDGFIMSLSAETQQKDDITHLKQVVEQGIPLVLFDRVTDDLDCDKVILNDKEIAYQATIKLLDEGRKRIALATTESYFNVSEKRAEGYKQALKEHNIEVDDNLILVLPYDDIQEEMIHKFFDEVEVDAILSVNEIFAIQCMEVAKKRGLKIPEDISFIGFTDGLLSRYSNPTLTVVAQHGVQMGEIAAKMLIDRVESEISGDEDETYRTETVQATIIDRKSTKN from the coding sequence ATGAAACAAAAGATAACCTTAAAGCATATTGCTCGTGAACTTCAGGTTTCGATATCAACAGTGTCGAAGGCTCTCAAGAATAGTGAAGAAATAAGTGCAGATACAAAAGAAACGGTTCAGGCGTTTGCAAAATTGTATAATTACAAACCGAATAACATTGCGGTAAGCCTCAAAAATAAGAGAACTAAGAATATTGGGGTGGTTATACCCGATATTGTTCACCATTTTTTCACTACTGTATTTAGAGGTATCGAAAAGTATGCAAACGAGCAAGGTTATAATGTAATTATTTGTGTTTCTGACGAGTCTTTCGATAAAGAGGTCATCAATATGGAGATGCTCAATAACGGAAGTATAGACGGCTTCATTATGTCACTCTCCGCCGAAACACAACAAAAAGATGACATTACCCATCTAAAGCAGGTGGTAGAACAAGGCATACCTCTTGTATTGTTCGACAGGGTAACAGATGACTTAGACTGTGATAAGGTGATTCTCAACGATAAAGAGATTGCGTATCAAGCTACGATTAAACTTCTTGACGAGGGCCGAAAGAGAATTGCTTTAGCCACTACCGAAAGTTATTTTAATGTGAGTGAGAAGAGAGCCGAAGGTTATAAGCAAGCTTTAAAAGAGCATAATATAGAGGTTGATGACAACTTAATATTGGTTTTGCCATATGATGATATTCAAGAAGAAATGATTCATAAGTTCTTTGATGAGGTAGAAGTCGATGCCATATTGAGTGTTAATGAGATTTTTGCTATCCAATGTATGGAAGTAGCTAAGAAACGAGGTTTAAAGATTCCGGAAGATATTTCATTTATCGGATTTACCGATGGTCTTTTGTCTCGTTATTCAAACCCAACCCTTACCGTAGTAGCACAGCATGGGGTTCAAATGGGTGAGATTGCTGCAAAAATGCTCATAGATAGGGTCGAAAGCGAAATTAGTGGGGACGAAGACGAGACTTATCGAACCGAAACGGTACAAGCCACTATTATCGACCGAAAATCTACCAAGAACTAA
- a CDS encoding glycerophosphoryl diester phosphodiesterase has protein sequence MEGQKPITIGHRGAMGHETENTLASIQSAIDFDVDMIEIDVFKIKTGEIVVFHDDEVNRLTDGKGAIESYTFSELRKLKVEGGHTIPTLEEVLDVMDAKVALNIELKGANTAVDVNTIVKKYIANHEWQLSDFIISSFNWDELRTMRKENSEMPIAVLTGQDPLEAIPVAQELKAEAINPNFKNLTAANNLAIKNAGFKIYPWTVNEPDDILRMKRFGVSGIITNYPERTK, from the coding sequence ATGGAAGGACAGAAGCCGATTACAATTGGGCACAGAGGAGCCATGGGCCATGAAACTGAAAATACCCTGGCCTCGATACAAAGCGCTATCGATTTTGATGTAGATATGATTGAAATCGATGTTTTTAAAATCAAGACGGGAGAAATTGTGGTATTTCATGATGATGAGGTGAACCGCCTTACAGATGGAAAAGGGGCTATTGAAAGTTATACATTCTCCGAATTGAGAAAGTTAAAGGTAGAAGGGGGGCATACTATTCCGACTCTTGAAGAAGTTTTAGACGTGATGGATGCCAAGGTTGCTTTGAACATAGAGCTAAAAGGTGCCAATACGGCTGTCGACGTAAACACGATTGTAAAAAAATATATAGCGAACCACGAATGGCAACTGTCAGATTTTATCATCTCTAGTTTTAACTGGGATGAACTACGAACGATGAGAAAAGAAAATTCTGAGATGCCCATAGCGGTTTTGACCGGTCAAGACCCGCTCGAGGCTATTCCTGTAGCTCAAGAGCTGAAAGCAGAGGCTATAAACCCTAATTTCAAGAATCTTACGGCAGCAAATAATCTGGCCATTAAAAATGCCGGGTTTAAAATTTACCCTTGGACGGTCAATGAGCCTGATGATATTTTAAGAATGAAACGCTTTGGGGTCAGTGGTATTATTACGAATTATCCTGAGCGTACCAAATAA
- a CDS encoding glycosidase gives MYKDVVYQVFTRLFGNVNTTNKPWGTIKENGVGKFSDFTPKALKEIKNLGVTYIWYTGVPHHALINDYTDYDISSDFPDVVKGRAGSPYAVKDYYNVNPDLADNPDKRLNEFKALVKRTHKAGLKLIIDIVPNHVARNYEGASTPKGLEPFGASDDTSLEYARDNNFYYIPGEEFQTPEWRDGYLPLAGEKSALEEKFIENPAKWTGNGSRLAKPDFNDWYETVKINYGVRPDGSYDFDVLPVEYENKSYSEHYSFWANKSVPSSWVKFKDIALYWLKMGVDGFRYDMAEMVPVEFWSYMNSHIKMENADAFLMAEVYNPNDYRNFIKKGKMDYLYDKVEMYDSLKHIIQGHGWTDHIPVIKKGTKDIEHHLLHFLENHDEQRIASPDFAGDAERGKPAMVVSATMTTAPLMVYFGQEVGEPAAEHAGFGSPTRTSIFDYIGVPHFQRWVNNKKFDGGQLSEDEAALRDFYQRLLNFTISSKALMGEYQDIHFYNREHTEFYNHHVLSYVRWKDDEKLMVISNFHADDWFGFDLTLPKDIVQNWELSDGEHTIEDRLYGGRKALYVEHGIAKVRVDINPLESFIFQLI, from the coding sequence ATGTACAAAGATGTGGTTTATCAGGTGTTCACTCGATTATTCGGTAACGTAAATACTACGAATAAACCATGGGGCACCATAAAAGAGAATGGTGTAGGTAAATTTTCAGATTTTACTCCGAAAGCCTTAAAGGAGATTAAAAATCTTGGGGTGACCTATATTTGGTATACCGGTGTACCCCACCATGCCCTAATTAATGATTACACCGATTATGACATTTCAAGCGATTTTCCAGATGTGGTCAAAGGTAGGGCAGGCTCACCCTATGCGGTTAAAGACTATTACAACGTAAATCCCGACTTGGCCGATAATCCAGATAAAAGGTTAAATGAATTCAAGGCATTGGTTAAGCGAACGCATAAAGCAGGTCTAAAACTGATAATTGATATTGTACCGAATCATGTAGCGAGAAATTATGAAGGTGCATCAACACCTAAAGGGCTGGAACCTTTCGGTGCTTCTGACGATACTTCTCTAGAATATGCTCGCGACAATAATTTCTATTACATTCCCGGTGAAGAATTTCAAACGCCGGAGTGGCGCGATGGGTATTTGCCCTTGGCAGGTGAAAAAAGTGCTTTGGAAGAAAAATTTATTGAAAACCCTGCAAAATGGACCGGCAATGGGTCTCGATTGGCAAAACCTGATTTTAATGATTGGTATGAAACCGTTAAGATAAATTATGGGGTTCGCCCAGACGGGTCTTATGATTTTGATGTTCTCCCAGTAGAGTACGAGAATAAAAGTTATTCGGAGCACTACAGTTTCTGGGCAAATAAGTCTGTACCGAGTTCTTGGGTTAAATTTAAAGATATTGCCCTGTACTGGTTGAAAATGGGTGTTGATGGCTTTCGCTATGATATGGCCGAAATGGTTCCGGTTGAGTTCTGGAGCTACATGAACTCACACATTAAAATGGAAAATGCCGATGCCTTCTTAATGGCCGAAGTATATAACCCCAATGACTACCGAAACTTTATCAAAAAGGGAAAAATGGATTACCTCTACGATAAGGTAGAGATGTATGATTCCCTAAAACACATCATACAGGGTCACGGGTGGACAGACCATATTCCTGTAATAAAAAAAGGAACAAAAGATATCGAGCATCATTTGTTACATTTTCTCGAAAACCATGATGAACAGCGTATTGCGAGTCCAGATTTTGCTGGCGATGCCGAACGGGGCAAACCGGCCATGGTCGTCTCTGCTACGATGACCACAGCGCCTTTAATGGTCTATTTTGGTCAAGAGGTGGGAGAACCTGCAGCAGAACATGCAGGCTTCGGTAGCCCAACACGTACCTCTATATTTGATTATATCGGGGTGCCACATTTTCAGCGTTGGGTGAACAATAAAAAGTTTGATGGGGGGCAATTATCAGAAGATGAGGCGGCTCTTAGAGATTTCTACCAACGATTGCTCAATTTTACGATATCAAGTAAAGCTCTGATGGGCGAATATCAAGATATTCATTTTTATAACAGAGAACACACCGAATTTTATAACCATCATGTACTATCTTATGTTCGATGGAAAGATGACGAAAAACTGATGGTTATAAGTAATTTTCATGCCGATGATTGGTTCGGATTTGATTTGACGCTACCCAAAGATATCGTACAAAATTGGGAGTTGAGCGATGGCGAGCATACCATTGAAGATAGATTGTACGGCGGTCGGAAAGCCTTGTATGTAGAACACGGGATAGCCAAAGTTAGGGTAGATATAAATCCACTAGAATCATTCATTTTTCAATTGATTTAG
- a CDS encoding maltose phosphorylase, producing the protein MNQDYIKASAWSIIEEGFNADMVKSSESIFSLGNGAMGQRANFEESYSGETFQGSYIAGVYYPDKTRVGWWKNGYPEYFAKVLNAPNWIGINVFINGEALDLHTCKNVDNYRRELNMKEGWYKRSFSAVLANDARIEVNVVRFLSLDLDEVGAINYGIKAVDANLEIQFQPYLDSGITNEDSNWDDKFWNTTDVISKGNQGFIEAHTMKTGFKTCTFMQSQLLINGDVVESKPKENIGELKVEYEYSQKVKKGETLSLHKYGGYTVSRNHKEDELVQAAKTALQKASDLGFEALLNKQKLSWAAIWEMSDITIEGDVKAQQGIRFNIFQLNQTYLGKDSRLNIGPKGFTGEKYGGSTYWDTEAYCIPFYMATKNQKVARNLLKYRYNHLEKAIENAQKLGFSNGAALYPMVTMNGEECHNEWEITFEEIHRNGAIAFAIYNYYRFTGDYSYIPEMGLEVLIGIARFWHQRANFSELKNKYVILGVTGPNEYENNVNNNWYTNYLAKWCIEYASAQLEKVKDGFPDDYRRILGKTKLTDNEVSQWRKVSDNMYFPYSEEKGVFLQQDGFLDKQLITVNELPSAQRPINQKWSWDRILRSPYIKQADVLQGFYFFEDHFSTEELENHFDFYEPFTVHESSLSPCVHSIQAAKLDRMEQAYKFYLRTSRLDLDDYNKEVEEGLHITSMAGTWMSIVEGFGGMRVVEDQLSFETKIPKQWSSYSFKVNFRGSVVKVSVTKERTEFEVNGDDVVSILFNDKPLELFPGKTVHTS; encoded by the coding sequence ATGAATCAAGATTATATAAAGGCATCTGCCTGGTCGATAATAGAAGAAGGTTTTAACGCTGACATGGTAAAATCTTCTGAAAGCATTTTCAGTCTTGGTAACGGTGCTATGGGGCAACGTGCCAATTTTGAAGAGTCATATTCTGGTGAAACATTTCAAGGAAGTTACATAGCGGGGGTATATTATCCCGATAAAACTCGTGTGGGTTGGTGGAAAAATGGTTATCCCGAATATTTCGCAAAGGTGCTGAATGCTCCTAATTGGATCGGTATTAATGTTTTTATCAATGGTGAGGCGCTCGATTTACATACCTGTAAGAACGTAGATAATTATCGGCGTGAACTGAATATGAAAGAAGGTTGGTATAAACGTAGTTTTTCTGCAGTACTTGCCAATGATGCAAGAATAGAGGTCAATGTTGTTCGATTTTTGAGCTTGGATTTAGATGAAGTGGGGGCAATCAATTACGGAATTAAAGCTGTAGATGCTAACCTTGAAATACAATTTCAGCCTTACTTGGATAGTGGTATAACCAATGAAGATTCAAATTGGGACGATAAGTTTTGGAATACTACAGATGTTATTTCTAAAGGTAACCAGGGCTTTATTGAGGCGCATACCATGAAAACAGGGTTTAAAACATGTACTTTCATGCAGTCTCAATTATTAATTAATGGTGATGTTGTTGAATCAAAGCCTAAGGAAAATATCGGCGAACTAAAGGTCGAGTATGAGTATTCTCAGAAAGTGAAAAAGGGTGAAACCTTGTCCCTTCATAAATATGGGGGCTACACCGTTTCAAGAAATCATAAAGAAGATGAATTGGTACAGGCTGCCAAAACGGCGCTACAGAAAGCTTCCGATTTAGGTTTTGAAGCTCTTTTGAACAAACAGAAATTGTCCTGGGCCGCAATTTGGGAAATGAGCGACATCACCATCGAAGGTGATGTAAAAGCCCAGCAGGGTATCCGTTTTAATATATTTCAGCTCAATCAAACCTATTTGGGCAAAGACTCACGATTAAATATCGGCCCCAAGGGTTTTACAGGTGAAAAATATGGTGGTAGTACCTATTGGGATACTGAAGCATATTGTATACCCTTTTATATGGCTACCAAAAATCAAAAAGTGGCCCGTAACTTATTAAAGTACCGTTACAATCATTTGGAAAAAGCCATAGAGAATGCTCAGAAATTGGGCTTTTCTAACGGTGCGGCCCTTTATCCGATGGTGACGATGAACGGTGAAGAGTGCCATAATGAGTGGGAAATCACCTTCGAGGAAATTCACCGAAATGGTGCCATTGCCTTTGCGATATATAACTACTATAGGTTTACGGGCGACTATTCATATATACCCGAAATGGGTCTAGAAGTTTTGATAGGTATTGCACGTTTCTGGCATCAGAGAGCTAATTTTTCCGAATTGAAAAATAAGTATGTCATTCTTGGTGTGACCGGCCCAAATGAATACGAAAATAATGTGAACAATAATTGGTATACGAACTATTTGGCGAAATGGTGTATTGAATATGCCAGCGCTCAATTAGAAAAGGTCAAAGATGGTTTCCCTGATGACTACCGACGTATCTTGGGTAAGACCAAGCTGACCGATAATGAGGTTTCTCAGTGGAGAAAGGTGTCGGATAACATGTATTTTCCTTATTCAGAAGAAAAAGGGGTCTTTTTGCAACAAGATGGTTTTTTAGACAAACAATTGATAACCGTAAACGAACTGCCTTCGGCCCAAAGGCCGATCAACCAAAAATGGAGCTGGGATCGTATTTTACGTTCGCCTTATATTAAACAGGCCGATGTTCTTCAAGGCTTTTACTTCTTTGAAGATCATTTTTCTACTGAAGAACTCGAAAATCATTTTGATTTTTATGAGCCTTTTACCGTTCACGAATCTTCTTTGTCGCCATGCGTTCATAGTATTCAGGCTGCTAAGCTCGATCGTATGGAGCAGGCCTATAAATTTTACTTGAGAACTTCTCGCTTAGATTTAGATGATTATAATAAAGAAGTAGAAGAGGGACTTCATATTACCTCGATGGCTGGCACTTGGATGAGTATTGTCGAAGGTTTCGGCGGAATGCGAGTGGTCGAAGACCAACTTTCTTTTGAGACAAAAATTCCGAAGCAGTGGAGTTCTTATTCTTTTAAGGTAAACTTTAGAGGTAGTGTCGTAAAGGTTTCGGTGACTAAAGAGCGAACAGAATTTGAGGTAAACGGCGATGATGTGGTTTCCATTCTCTTCAACGATAAACCCTTAGAGTTATTTCCCGGCAAAACGGTACACACATCTTAA
- a CDS encoding beta-phosphoglucomutase, which produces MNIKGFIFDLDGVIVDTAKYHYLAWKNLANELGFEFTHEQNEMFKGVSRKRCLEILLDIGGITATQEQFDRWMVEKNIDYLTYIEKMDKSEILPDVPKVLNFLRDENIPIALGSASKNAKAILEKVELLPYFDALVDGNNVTKAKPDPEVFLIGAKQLGVAPEHCVVFEDAVAGIQAANNAHMLSIGIGDKKILSEADYNFSDFTEINIDFLKQLISE; this is translated from the coding sequence ATGAATATAAAGGGGTTTATCTTTGACCTTGATGGTGTTATTGTAGACACCGCTAAGTATCACTATCTCGCCTGGAAGAATTTGGCCAATGAATTAGGTTTTGAATTCACACATGAGCAAAATGAAATGTTCAAAGGTGTAAGCCGTAAACGGTGCCTAGAGATTTTGTTAGATATTGGCGGAATAACAGCGACCCAAGAACAGTTCGATAGGTGGATGGTCGAAAAAAATATAGATTATTTGACCTATATCGAAAAGATGGATAAATCTGAAATTCTACCAGATGTGCCTAAAGTGCTTAATTTTTTAAGAGATGAAAATATTCCTATCGCGTTAGGTTCGGCAAGTAAAAACGCTAAAGCTATATTAGAAAAGGTAGAGCTGTTGCCTTATTTTGATGCATTGGTTGACGGAAATAATGTTACAAAAGCCAAACCAGACCCCGAAGTTTTCCTGATCGGGGCAAAGCAATTAGGGGTTGCGCCCGAACACTGTGTGGTATTCGAAGATGCCGTTGCGGGTATACAGGCCGCTAATAATGCTCATATGCTAAGTATCGGAATCGGAGATAAAAAAATACTTTCCGAAGCTGATTATAATTTTAGTGACTTCACTGAGATTAATATCGATTTCTTAAAGCAATTAATTTCAGAATAA